The following are from one region of the Lynx canadensis isolate LIC74 chromosome D4, mLynCan4.pri.v2, whole genome shotgun sequence genome:
- the ZNF79 gene encoding zinc finger protein 79 isoform X1, whose amino-acid sequence MLEEGEPPSPDPVLPHEETTGDEGMAAGLTVGTHGSMPFSSVTVAFTQNGWRHLIPAPKDRFKEGIPENTRNLVLLGLPVSQPGMNSQLEQREEGPWMLEGGGLRSTCTDWKIMSESPPEQDISENSFQDTSIEMPPGESDPRNSEPGKGFNLRPVLSPQQRVPTEVRPHKWEAHTESLRKNSDTTEPHRAKPYTCSECGKAFSYCSSLSQHQKSHTGEKPYECNECGKAFGQSSSLIQHQRIHTGEKPYKCNECGRAFSQNANLTKHQRTHTGEKPYRCSACDKAFSDCSALVQHQRIHTGEKPYECSDCGKAFRHSANLTNHQRTHTGEKPYECRECGKAFSYCAAFIQHQRIHTGEKPYKCGACGKAFSQSANLTNHQRTHTGEKPYKCSECGKAFSQSTNLIIHQKTHTGEKPYKCNECGKFFSESSALIRHHIIHTGEKPYECNECGKAFNQSSSLSQHQRIHTGVKPYECAECGKAFRCSSAFIRHQRLHAGE is encoded by the exons GGATCCATGCCCTTCAGCAGTGTGACTGTAGCTTTTACCCAGAACGGGTGGAGGCACTTGATCCCTGCTCCTAAGGACAGGTTCAAGGAGGGGATACCAGAAAACACCAGGAACTTGGTCCTGCTGG GACTTCCAGTGTCCCAGCCTGGCATGAACTCTCAGTTGGAACAAAGGGAAGAAGGCCCGTGGATGCTGGAGGGAGGAGGCCTGAGGAGCACCTGCACCG actGGAAGATTATGTCTGAATCACCACCCGAGCAAGACATTTCTGAAAATTCATTCCAAGACACAAGTATAGAGATGCCCCCTGGGGAGTCAGACCCCAGGAACAGTGAACCGGGGAAGGGCTTCAACCTGAGACCAGTCCTTTCTCCACAACAGAGAGTTCCTACAGAAGTGAGACCCCACAAATGGGAAGCACATACAGAGAGCCTCAGGAAAAATTCAGATACCACGGAGCCTCACAGAGCGAAACCATATACGTGCAGTGAATGCGGCAAAGCCTTCAGTTACTGCTCCTCCCTGTCTCAGCATCAGAAGAGTCACACTGGGGAGAAGCCGTATGAGTGCAATGAATGTGGGAAGGCTTTTGGCCAGAGTTCATCTCTCATTCAGCACCAGAGGATTCACACCGGAGAGAAGCCTTACAAATGCAACGAATGTGGAAGAGCCTTCAGCCAGAACGCCAACCTCACCAAACACCAGCGAACTCACACGGGAGAGAAGCCCTACAGATGCAGCGCGTGCGACAAGGCCTTCAGTGACTGCTCGGCCCTCGTCCAGCATCAGCGAATCCACACAGGAGAAAAGCCCTACGAGTGCAGCGACTGCGGGAAGGCCTTCCGCCACAGCGCGAATCTCACAAACCACCAGAGGACGCACACAGGGGAGAAGCCGTACGAGTGCAGGgagtgtgggaaggccttcagTTACTGCGCCGCCTTCATTCAGCACCAGCGAATCCACACGGGGGAGAAACCCTACAAGTGTGGCGCATGCGGGAAGGCCTTCAGCCAGAGCGCAAACCTCACAAACCACCAGAGGACTCACACGGGAGAGAAGCCCTACAAGTGCAGCgagtgtgggaaggccttcagCCAAAGTACAAACCTCATAATCCACCAGAAGacccacactggggagaagcccTATAAATGTAATGAGTGTGGGAAATTTTTCAGTGAGAGTTCAGCCCTCATTCGACATCACATCATTCACACAGGAGAAAAACCCTATGAGTGCAATGAATGTGGGAAGGCGTTTAACCAGAGCTCCTCCCTAAGTCAGCATCAGAGAATCCACACTGGTGTGAAACCCTATGAATGTGCCgagtgtgggaaggccttcagGTGTAGTTCAGCTTTCATTAGACATCAGAGACTCCATGCTGGGGAGTAA
- the ZNF79 gene encoding zinc finger protein 79 isoform X2 has protein sequence MNSQLEQREEGPWMLEGGGLRSTCTDWKIMSESPPEQDISENSFQDTSIEMPPGESDPRNSEPGKGFNLRPVLSPQQRVPTEVRPHKWEAHTESLRKNSDTTEPHRAKPYTCSECGKAFSYCSSLSQHQKSHTGEKPYECNECGKAFGQSSSLIQHQRIHTGEKPYKCNECGRAFSQNANLTKHQRTHTGEKPYRCSACDKAFSDCSALVQHQRIHTGEKPYECSDCGKAFRHSANLTNHQRTHTGEKPYECRECGKAFSYCAAFIQHQRIHTGEKPYKCGACGKAFSQSANLTNHQRTHTGEKPYKCSECGKAFSQSTNLIIHQKTHTGEKPYKCNECGKFFSESSALIRHHIIHTGEKPYECNECGKAFNQSSSLSQHQRIHTGVKPYECAECGKAFRCSSAFIRHQRLHAGE, from the exons ATGAACTCTCAGTTGGAACAAAGGGAAGAAGGCCCGTGGATGCTGGAGGGAGGAGGCCTGAGGAGCACCTGCACCG actGGAAGATTATGTCTGAATCACCACCCGAGCAAGACATTTCTGAAAATTCATTCCAAGACACAAGTATAGAGATGCCCCCTGGGGAGTCAGACCCCAGGAACAGTGAACCGGGGAAGGGCTTCAACCTGAGACCAGTCCTTTCTCCACAACAGAGAGTTCCTACAGAAGTGAGACCCCACAAATGGGAAGCACATACAGAGAGCCTCAGGAAAAATTCAGATACCACGGAGCCTCACAGAGCGAAACCATATACGTGCAGTGAATGCGGCAAAGCCTTCAGTTACTGCTCCTCCCTGTCTCAGCATCAGAAGAGTCACACTGGGGAGAAGCCGTATGAGTGCAATGAATGTGGGAAGGCTTTTGGCCAGAGTTCATCTCTCATTCAGCACCAGAGGATTCACACCGGAGAGAAGCCTTACAAATGCAACGAATGTGGAAGAGCCTTCAGCCAGAACGCCAACCTCACCAAACACCAGCGAACTCACACGGGAGAGAAGCCCTACAGATGCAGCGCGTGCGACAAGGCCTTCAGTGACTGCTCGGCCCTCGTCCAGCATCAGCGAATCCACACAGGAGAAAAGCCCTACGAGTGCAGCGACTGCGGGAAGGCCTTCCGCCACAGCGCGAATCTCACAAACCACCAGAGGACGCACACAGGGGAGAAGCCGTACGAGTGCAGGgagtgtgggaaggccttcagTTACTGCGCCGCCTTCATTCAGCACCAGCGAATCCACACGGGGGAGAAACCCTACAAGTGTGGCGCATGCGGGAAGGCCTTCAGCCAGAGCGCAAACCTCACAAACCACCAGAGGACTCACACGGGAGAGAAGCCCTACAAGTGCAGCgagtgtgggaaggccttcagCCAAAGTACAAACCTCATAATCCACCAGAAGacccacactggggagaagcccTATAAATGTAATGAGTGTGGGAAATTTTTCAGTGAGAGTTCAGCCCTCATTCGACATCACATCATTCACACAGGAGAAAAACCCTATGAGTGCAATGAATGTGGGAAGGCGTTTAACCAGAGCTCCTCCCTAAGTCAGCATCAGAGAATCCACACTGGTGTGAAACCCTATGAATGTGCCgagtgtgggaaggccttcagGTGTAGTTCAGCTTTCATTAGACATCAGAGACTCCATGCTGGGGAGTAA
- the RPL12 gene encoding 60S ribosomal protein L12 → MPPKFDPNEIKVVYLRCTGGEVGATSALAPKIGPLGLSPKKVGDDIAKATGDWKGLRITVKLTIQNRQAQIEVVPSASALIIKALKEPPRDRKKQKNIKHSGNITFDEIVNIARQMRHRSLARELSGTIKEILGTAQSVGCNVDGRHPHDIIDDINSGAVECPAS, encoded by the exons ATGCCGCCTAAGTTCGACCCCAACGAGATCAAAGTCG TATACCTGAGGTGCACCGGTGGTGAGGTCGGTGCCACGTCTGCCCTGGCCCCCAAGATCGGCCCGCTGGGTCTG TCTCCAAAAAAGGTTGGTGATGACATCGCCAAGGCAACCGGTGATTGGAAGGGTCTGAGGATTACAGTGAAGCTGACCATTCAGAACAGACAGGCTCAG ATTGAAGTGGTACCTTCTGCCTCCGCCCTGATTATCAAAGCCCTAAAGGAACCGCCaagggacagaaagaagcagaaaaaca TTAAGCACAGTGGAAACATCACTTTTGATGAGATTGTCAACATTGCCCGACAGATGAGGCACCGATCGTTAGCCAGGGAACTCTCTG GAACCATTAAAGAGATTCTGGGGACCGCCCAATCTGTGGGCTGCAATGTTGATGGCCGCCACCCTCATGACATCATAGATGACATCAATAGTGGTGCAGTGGAATGTCCAGCT aGTTAA